A single Sulfurimonas aquatica DNA region contains:
- a CDS encoding sugar transferase — translation MKRVLDVILSFSLILLLLPIYIIVALLIKVTMGSPILFKQARPGFNEVLFYIFKFRTMTDDRDIEGCLLPDEKRLKGIGKFIRSTSLDELPQLINVLKGDMSFVGPRPLLVEYLSLYNDEQKKRHSVLPGITGWAQVNGRNAISWQEKFKLDIWYVDNHSFILDIKILWLTFLKVIKRSDISSSSAQTMETFKGNE, via the coding sequence ATGAAAAGAGTGCTTGATGTTATTCTATCTTTTTCTTTAATATTATTGTTATTACCTATTTATATTATTGTGGCATTATTAATAAAAGTAACTATGGGCTCACCAATATTATTTAAACAAGCTAGACCTGGCTTTAATGAAGTTTTATTTTATATATTTAAGTTTCGTACAATGACAGATGATAGGGATATAGAAGGCTGTTTATTGCCAGATGAGAAAAGGTTAAAAGGAATAGGTAAGTTTATAAGAAGTACATCTTTAGATGAACTTCCCCAACTTATAAATGTATTAAAAGGTGATATGAGTTTTGTAGGACCACGACCTCTACTTGTTGAATATCTTTCTCTGTATAATGATGAGCAAAAGAAACGCCATAGTGTTCTTCCAGGTATAACAGGATGGGCACAGGTTAATGGTCGTAATGCAATTAGTTGGCAAGAGAAGTTTAAATTAGATATTTGGTATGTAGATAATCACTCTTTTATTCTTGACATAAAGATACTTTGGCTGACTTTCTTAAAGGTTATAAAACGTAGTGATATCTCTTCAAGCTCAGCTCAAACAATGGAAACATTCAAAGGAAATGAATAA
- a CDS encoding glutathionylspermidine synthase family protein, whose translation MAKIVNNLYQLEVNKAEEYYEAANELYDMYVEAVEHIIENDLFFDVGIPFNLVEVIKKSWESDVHWHIYGSFSFNENIELLGFNADSPSYLYEIALEQYETLKVNGIDEKKQFNEVYKKISENFKRLITLFDDTDKFESLYDGWSILFSSLSDNEDDEKAVQFLQQMAQEAGFNTGFEYLENTQFGENGISDSKDNEYEYWYKHYRWEEMSYNEPELLTTLTDIMNNQKAIILNPAYTAVFEAKGILKVLKKLYPDSEYLKDDVEPTEFQANVFFAYEACGMGFINESNEFIGHTLV comes from the coding sequence GTGGCTAAAATAGTTAACAATCTTTATCAACTAGAAGTAAACAAAGCTGAAGAATACTACGAAGCAGCCAATGAGCTCTATGACATGTACGTAGAAGCAGTTGAGCACATCATAGAAAATGACCTTTTTTTTGATGTAGGCATCCCTTTTAACCTTGTCGAAGTTATAAAAAAAAGCTGGGAGAGTGATGTTCATTGGCATATCTATGGCTCGTTTAGTTTTAATGAAAATATAGAACTTCTTGGCTTTAATGCTGATTCCCCGTCTTACCTTTATGAAATAGCTCTAGAGCAGTATGAAACGCTAAAAGTAAATGGCATCGATGAAAAAAAACAGTTTAACGAGGTTTACAAAAAAATAAGTGAAAACTTTAAAAGACTTATCACTCTTTTTGACGATACAGATAAATTTGAGTCTCTTTATGATGGTTGGAGTATTCTCTTCTCCTCCCTCAGTGATAATGAGGATGATGAAAAAGCCGTACAGTTTTTACAACAGATGGCGCAAGAAGCTGGATTTAATACAGGTTTTGAGTACCTTGAAAATACTCAGTTTGGTGAAAATGGCATCAGTGATAGTAAAGATAATGAGTATGAGTACTGGTATAAACACTATAGATGGGAAGAGATGTCCTATAATGAACCAGAGCTCTTAACAACTTTAACGGATATAATGAATAATCAAAAAGCAATCATTCTCAATCCTGCATATACTGCCGTATTTGAAGCCAAAGGAATACTCAAAGTACTCAAAAAACTCTATCCAGACTCAGAATACCTTAAAGATGACGTCGAGCCAACAGAGTTTCAGGCAAACGTCTTTTTTGCTTATGAAGCATGTGGAATGGGTTTTATTAATGAATCAAATGAATTTATAGGTCACACTTTAGTTTAG
- a CDS encoding aminotransferase class V-fold PLP-dependent enzyme, which produces MRDRIYLSSPHMSGNELKYIEKVFESNYIAPLGEYVDKFEQSVKNYTGAKNALAVINATSAIHLALRVLGVGEGDDVLVSTFTFIGSVTPVLYQGANPVFIDSDKESWNMSAKLLNKYLLTCDKKPKALILTHLYGMSADIKKITEICKLHGVFLIEDAAESLGATYDSQHTGTFGDLGVYSFNGNKILTTSGGGILVSENKEYIKKAKYYATQAREDEIHYEHLEYGYNYRMSNVLAAIGVAQMEVLEERVNKKRKIFEWYKEFLADNDNIEFMSELDNSRGNRWLTALRLKNIDYHDVIEALNKINVESRPLWKPMHMQVLFKDSKSYLDGTSENIFANGICLASSTTMSKDDVKAICEVILCC; this is translated from the coding sequence TTGAGAGATAGAATTTATTTGTCATCTCCACATATGAGTGGTAATGAACTGAAGTACATAGAAAAAGTATTTGAAAGCAATTATATTGCACCATTGGGTGAGTATGTCGATAAATTTGAGCAGAGTGTGAAAAACTATACCGGAGCTAAAAATGCACTTGCTGTTATCAATGCTACATCTGCAATACATTTAGCATTAAGAGTTTTAGGTGTAGGAGAGGGTGATGATGTACTTGTGTCTACTTTCACATTTATAGGCTCAGTTACTCCAGTACTCTATCAAGGTGCAAATCCCGTCTTCATTGATAGTGATAAAGAATCTTGGAATATGTCCGCTAAACTTTTAAACAAATACTTATTAACATGTGATAAAAAACCAAAAGCTTTAATCCTTACACATCTCTACGGTATGAGTGCTGATATAAAAAAAATAACTGAGATTTGTAAACTTCATGGAGTATTTCTGATAGAAGATGCGGCAGAGTCTTTAGGTGCGACATATGACTCTCAGCATACAGGCACTTTTGGTGACCTAGGTGTTTACTCCTTTAATGGTAATAAAATTCTAACAACTAGTGGTGGTGGAATACTAGTAAGTGAGAATAAAGAGTATATAAAAAAAGCAAAGTATTATGCCACACAAGCTAGGGAAGATGAGATCCATTATGAGCATCTAGAATATGGATACAACTATAGAATGAGTAATGTTTTAGCTGCTATAGGTGTAGCCCAAATGGAAGTGTTAGAAGAGCGCGTAAATAAAAAAAGAAAAATATTTGAATGGTATAAAGAGTTTTTAGCTGATAATGATAATATTGAGTTTATGTCTGAATTAGACAATAGTCGAGGTAATAGATGGCTGACTGCACTTAGGCTTAAAAATATAGACTACCATGATGTTATAGAAGCTCTTAATAAAATAAATGTAGAGAGTCGTCCTCTTTGGAAACCTATGCATATGCAAGTACTATTTAAGGATTCAAAAAGTTATTTAGATGGTACGAGTGAAAATATATTTGCAAACGGCATCTGTTTGGCGAGTAGTACGACAATGAGTAAAGATGATGTAAAAGCTATTTGCGAAGTGATATTGTGCTGCTAA
- a CDS encoding STT3 domain-containing protein, protein MFDIKKENIDLKYALLLIVIAYTFSIAIRMIWVYQFSGADSFYWNNQLMINTNDGYIWGSSALHELTNEFENNSRIVDMFKYGTVFFTYLAVKILPFSLDTIMLYMPAVISSLVVIPIILIARLYNLTLWGFFAALIGSIAWSYYNRTMIGYYDTDMFSAMAPMVILYFLIKTIEDESLNNALFSSLSILVYPFLYDAGLSIVYAIGLLYMAYMIAFHKKEYFTYQSIILISVALMGIAWFIKLAIIFGLYFLFKNREFPLKQLIIVSIISVIVFLISGNVVSIILAKIIGYTVRGNENEGLKFFQVAQTVREAGKIPFEVMANRISGSSLGVIISLIGYGLLVLKHRPFILALPLIGIGVFSLFGGLRFTVYAVPVAAMSSVYLFYVLASFTQSNIRRYALVITLTAFMLYPNIKHIVEYKVPTVFNKSEVQILDKLKSVSSTKDYTIAWWDYGYPLWYYTNTNTLIDGGKHNHDNFIVSQILTADSQRQAANLARLSIETYVSSEYKIVADEIFKNKMQEQINPNIMLDELMLSDFKLPQKTRDIYLYLPNRMLNILPTVSLFSNLDLMTGEAKERPLFFISRNFKDTGTTINLGSGLTILKNQGKIEIGKNLVSINNFVVTAYDNKGKFTKNIQKLNPNSNINVIYMKNYNQFLVLDKKMYNSLFIQLFVLEEYDGSFFEPVILNPLAKVYKLKV, encoded by the coding sequence ATGTTTGACATAAAAAAAGAAAATATAGATTTAAAGTATGCACTACTGCTTATAGTAATCGCATATACATTTAGTATAGCTATTAGAATGATTTGGGTATATCAGTTTAGTGGTGCTGATAGTTTTTACTGGAATAATCAACTTATGATTAATACAAATGATGGCTATATATGGGGGAGTAGTGCTCTTCATGAGTTAACAAATGAATTTGAAAATAATTCTAGAATTGTAGATATGTTTAAATATGGAACTGTCTTTTTTACATATTTAGCAGTAAAAATTCTACCATTTAGTCTAGATACAATCATGCTTTATATGCCCGCTGTAATTTCTAGTTTAGTCGTAATTCCAATCATTTTAATTGCAAGATTATATAATCTTACTCTATGGGGTTTCTTTGCTGCTCTTATTGGCAGTATTGCTTGGAGTTATTACAATAGAACAATGATAGGATACTACGACACCGATATGTTTAGTGCAATGGCACCTATGGTAATACTCTATTTTCTAATTAAAACAATCGAAGATGAAAGTTTAAATAATGCACTTTTTTCATCCTTATCGATATTAGTTTACCCATTTTTATATGATGCAGGCTTATCTATCGTATATGCAATAGGCTTGTTATATATGGCTTATATGATTGCATTTCATAAGAAAGAGTATTTTACATATCAATCTATTATATTAATATCAGTGGCACTAATGGGTATTGCATGGTTTATTAAATTAGCAATTATTTTTGGGCTTTATTTTTTATTTAAAAATAGAGAGTTTCCATTAAAGCAGCTCATTATAGTGTCAATTATATCTGTAATAGTTTTCTTAATTAGTGGAAATGTTGTTTCAATCATTTTAGCAAAAATAATAGGTTATACAGTTCGAGGAAATGAAAATGAAGGCTTGAAGTTTTTTCAAGTTGCTCAAACAGTTAGAGAGGCTGGAAAGATCCCCTTTGAAGTAATGGCTAATCGTATTAGTGGGAGTAGTCTAGGTGTTATTATATCTTTGATAGGTTATGGTTTACTAGTTTTAAAACATAGACCATTTATACTTGCCCTTCCTCTAATTGGTATAGGTGTATTTTCTCTTTTTGGTGGACTTAGGTTTACTGTGTATGCTGTTCCTGTTGCTGCTATGAGTAGTGTTTACCTTTTTTATGTTTTGGCTAGTTTTACACAATCAAATATTAGAAGATATGCATTAGTTATTACTTTAACTGCGTTTATGCTTTACCCAAATATCAAACATATAGTTGAATATAAAGTGCCTACTGTCTTTAACAAATCAGAAGTACAAATTTTAGATAAACTGAAGTCTGTTTCAAGTACTAAAGATTACACTATAGCTTGGTGGGACTATGGCTATCCTCTTTGGTATTATACAAATACAAACACACTAATTGATGGTGGAAAACACAATCATGACAACTTTATAGTATCTCAAATTCTAACAGCTGACTCTCAAAGACAGGCTGCAAACTTAGCAAGACTATCTATAGAGACTTATGTATCAAGTGAGTATAAAATTGTAGCGGATGAAATATTTAAAAACAAAATGCAAGAACAAATAAATCCAAATATAATGTTGGACGAACTAATGTTAAGTGACTTTAAGTTACCTCAAAAAACAAGAGATATTTATCTGTATCTTCCCAATAGAATGCTCAATATATTACCTACTGTTTCACTGTTTTCAAATTTAGATTTAATGACTGGAGAGGCAAAAGAAAGACCTCTTTTCTTTATTTCAAGAAATTTTAAAGATACTGGAACTACTATTAATCTTGGTAGTGGTCTTACTATCCTAAAAAATCAAGGAAAAATAGAGATAGGGAAAAATCTAGTTAGTATAAATAACTTTGTCGTTACTGCATATGATAATAAAGGTAAATTTACTAAGAACATACAAAAGTTAAATCCAAACTCAAATATTAATGTAATATATATGAAGAATTATAATCAGTTCTTAGTTCTTGATAAAAAAATGTATAACTCTCTGTTTATTCAACTTTTTGTTTTAGAAGAGTATGACGGATCTTTTTTTGAGCCTGTTATACTTAATCCATTGGCAAAAGTATATAAACTTAAGGTTTAA
- a CDS encoding UDP-N-acetylglucosamine 4,6-dehydratase family protein, whose amino-acid sequence MTIIISTIIAFNLRFDFEIPEKFIASIISITLFLIFLRVSLFSYFKVYNISWRHFGFKDTYSIVYLSVFSTFLLIVVVISLKNVEIIIPRSIIAIEFFISLVMFLAVRISKRLYLERHSVNINGKSTIIIADIDRANNILRAINTQSSDYYPIAIINEEYEDVKMDGIEAHSFDEFIKLGLECEVAIVDEAIEISTIFDKLNKQGISNIKISSGYGDYGAQINDVSVEDLLARNPKDLDKEKISSFIQGKIILVTGAGGSIGSEICRQCELYGAKKLILLDNSEYNLYSIEDEINNIETVAIMQSVVDKDSLEQSFNLHKPELVIHAAAYKHVPLVEANANAAIVNNIIGSKNIIDTAIKYGVKKLVMISTDKAVRPTNIMGTTKRICELYAQNSNGNGTDIVAVRFGNVLGSSGSVIPKFRAQIKSGKNITVTHPDITRYFMLIPEACELVLQAGAIGTGGEIFILDMGEPIKIVDLAKKMIELSGKPNINIEFTGLRPGEKLYEELLIDDSDAKTEYESITVAKPTLYDIDTLNRDIDELIHSPNQLEKLKEIVPEFNHQTN is encoded by the coding sequence ATGACTATTATAATCTCAACAATCATTGCATTTAATTTAAGGTTTGATTTTGAGATACCAGAAAAGTTTATTGCTTCTATCATCTCTATCACACTATTTTTAATATTTCTGAGAGTCTCCCTGTTTTCTTACTTTAAAGTTTATAACATTAGTTGGAGACACTTTGGTTTTAAAGATACCTATAGTATTGTTTATCTAAGTGTTTTTTCTACTTTCTTACTTATAGTCGTAGTTATTTCTTTGAAAAATGTAGAGATTATTATACCTAGATCCATTATAGCCATTGAGTTTTTTATATCGCTTGTGATGTTTTTAGCAGTTAGGATAAGTAAGCGTTTGTACCTAGAGAGACATAGTGTGAATATAAATGGAAAAAGTACAATAATAATCGCAGATATTGATAGGGCAAATAATATTTTACGTGCTATAAATACTCAAAGTAGTGACTATTACCCAATAGCAATTATTAATGAAGAGTATGAAGATGTTAAGATGGATGGTATTGAAGCACATTCATTTGATGAGTTTATTAAACTCGGCCTAGAGTGTGAAGTGGCAATAGTTGATGAAGCGATTGAAATAAGTACAATATTTGATAAATTAAATAAACAGGGTATCTCTAATATAAAGATATCGAGTGGTTATGGAGACTACGGTGCTCAAATAAACGATGTCTCAGTAGAAGACCTCCTTGCTAGAAATCCAAAGGATTTAGATAAAGAAAAAATATCTTCTTTTATTCAAGGTAAAATTATTTTAGTGACTGGTGCTGGTGGAAGTATTGGTAGTGAGATATGTAGACAGTGTGAACTTTATGGTGCAAAAAAATTAATATTGCTTGATAATAGTGAATATAATTTGTACTCAATTGAAGATGAGATAAACAATATTGAGACAGTAGCAATAATGCAGAGTGTGGTAGATAAGGACTCTCTAGAGCAGAGCTTTAATCTTCATAAACCAGAGTTAGTAATTCATGCAGCAGCGTATAAACATGTTCCACTTGTAGAAGCAAATGCAAATGCCGCTATAGTGAATAATATCATAGGTAGTAAAAATATCATCGATACAGCAATAAAGTATGGTGTAAAAAAACTTGTTATGATATCTACTGACAAAGCAGTGCGACCAACAAATATTATGGGTACCACTAAACGTATTTGTGAACTTTATGCTCAAAACTCTAATGGTAATGGTACAGATATCGTAGCTGTGCGTTTTGGTAATGTACTAGGTTCTAGTGGAAGTGTGATACCTAAGTTTAGAGCACAAATAAAAAGTGGAAAAAATATCACAGTAACACATCCAGATATTACTCGCTACTTTATGCTTATCCCCGAGGCTTGCGAGTTAGTGCTTCAAGCGGGAGCAATTGGCACGGGTGGTGAGATATTTATCTTAGATATGGGTGAGCCTATTAAGATAGTTGATTTAGCAAAAAAGATGATAGAACTAAGTGGTAAACCAAATATAAACATAGAGTTTACAGGTTTACGTCCTGGAGAAAAACTTTATGAAGAGTTACTAATAGATGATAGCGACGCTAAAACTGAATATGAGTCTATTACCGTAGCAAAACCAACCCTTTATGACATAGATACATTAAACAGAGACATTGATGAGTTGATACACTCACCAAATCAATTGGAAAAATTAAAAGAGATAGTTCCAGAGTTTAATCATCAAACTAATTAA
- the carB gene encoding carbamoyl-phosphate synthase large subunit, which produces MPKRTDINTILLIGSGPIIIGQACEFDYSGTQAVKTLKELGYRVVLINSNPATIMTDPEFADRTYIEPIKEEIIAKIIKDEKVDAVLPTMGGQTALNVATSMYEKGMLEGVEFLGATPEAIHKGEDRSAFNEAMIKIGMDLPKSANAYSVDEAISVVKEIGFPVISRASFTLAGGGSGVAYNMEEFKKLAQEGLSASPVGEIEIMESMLGWKEYEMEVIRDKADNCIIVCTIENFDPMGVHTGDSITVAPALTLTDKEYQRMRNASFDILREIGVDTGGSNVQFSICPTTGRMIVIEMNPRVSRSSALASKATGYPIAKVATLLAVGFTLDEITNDITGTPASFEPVIDYIVTKIPRFTFEKFPEAVSTLSTSMKSVGEVMAIGRTFKESMQKALCSLETGLCGFDEIDADIEEVKHEIRRPNADRMLYVAEGFRRGMSIEEMYETCAIDHWFLYQLQELIEAETKVTDKILLDSDFMRTLKVDGFSDKRISQLIKKNSNQDVSENEVYAKRKELGVQVEFNEVDTCSAEFEALTPYLYSTTNITKLPNVTNRISDKKKVLILGGGPNRIGQGIEFDYCCVHASFALKEMGIESIMYNCNPETVSTDYDTSDVLYFEPIDFEHVREVIENEQPDGIIVHFGGQTPLKLADSLTKIGANIVGTTSAVIDLAEDREQFSDFVNRHNLKQPENGLARKKEEAPEIAERLGFPVLVRPSFVLGGRGMKIVYSQEELAEYMTLAISVSHEAPVLIDKFLDQAIELDVDCISDGKEVYIGSVMQHIEEAGIHSGDSACSLPPVNLSTEMIEKVEQQTKTIALGLGVVGLMNVQYAIYQDEIYLIEVNPRASRTVPFVSKATGMPLAKVATRVMMGEALVDALKYYDKYNIVEEANGLRRPHLKGHVSVKEAVFPFHKLYGADLVLSPEMKSTGEVMGISSNFGISFAKAQLSAGNKIPTEGTCFLSFVDTDKQHAAEIGRGLVKHGFKIVATKGTQEILEAAGIACERVLKISEGRPNIEDSMKNDEIAMAINTSDNNTSKKDAVVIRQEVLRRNIPYFTTLSAARATILALDEMGDDSWSSSTALQDFLLK; this is translated from the coding sequence ATGCCAAAACGCACCGACATAAATACTATTTTACTTATAGGTTCTGGTCCGATTATCATCGGTCAAGCTTGTGAATTTGACTACTCAGGCACTCAAGCTGTTAAAACATTAAAAGAGTTAGGCTACCGTGTAGTTCTTATCAATTCAAACCCTGCAACTATTATGACTGACCCTGAGTTTGCAGATAGAACTTATATTGAACCAATCAAAGAAGAAATTATCGCTAAAATCATCAAAGATGAAAAAGTTGATGCAGTTCTACCAACTATGGGTGGACAAACAGCTTTAAACGTTGCAACATCTATGTATGAAAAAGGGATGCTCGAGGGTGTGGAGTTTTTAGGTGCAACTCCAGAAGCTATACACAAAGGTGAAGACCGTTCGGCGTTTAATGAAGCTATGATAAAAATTGGTATGGACTTACCAAAAAGTGCTAACGCATACAGCGTTGATGAAGCAATTTCAGTAGTTAAAGAGATTGGTTTTCCTGTAATTTCTAGAGCTTCTTTCACACTAGCTGGTGGGGGTTCTGGCGTTGCTTACAATATGGAAGAGTTTAAAAAACTAGCGCAAGAGGGTTTATCCGCTTCTCCAGTAGGCGAAATCGAAATTATGGAGTCTATGCTTGGATGGAAAGAGTATGAGATGGAAGTTATCCGTGATAAAGCGGACAACTGTATCATCGTTTGTACTATAGAAAACTTCGACCCAATGGGCGTGCATACTGGCGATAGTATTACCGTTGCTCCTGCACTTACTCTTACGGATAAAGAGTACCAAAGAATGCGTAACGCGTCTTTTGACATTTTACGAGAAATCGGCGTTGATACTGGTGGATCTAACGTTCAATTCTCGATCTGTCCTACAACTGGCCGCATGATAGTAATTGAGATGAATCCAAGAGTTTCGCGCTCTTCCGCGCTTGCGTCTAAGGCTACTGGTTATCCTATAGCAAAAGTTGCAACGCTTCTTGCCGTTGGATTTACTCTAGATGAGATTACCAATGACATCACAGGAACTCCTGCGTCATTTGAGCCAGTTATAGATTATATCGTTACAAAGATTCCACGTTTTACATTTGAAAAATTCCCTGAGGCTGTTAGTACTTTAAGTACAAGCATGAAATCGGTTGGTGAAGTAATGGCGATTGGCCGTACGTTTAAGGAGTCTATGCAAAAGGCTCTTTGTTCACTTGAGACTGGACTCTGTGGTTTCGATGAGATTGACGCTGATATAGAAGAAGTAAAACATGAGATCCGTCGTCCAAACGCAGATAGAATGCTTTATGTAGCAGAAGGCTTTCGCCGTGGAATGAGCATTGAAGAGATGTACGAAACATGTGCGATTGACCATTGGTTCTTATATCAGTTGCAGGAATTAATTGAAGCGGAAACAAAAGTAACTGATAAGATTCTTTTAGATTCTGACTTTATGAGAACGCTTAAGGTAGATGGATTTTCAGATAAGCGTATATCTCAGTTAATCAAGAAGAACTCAAATCAAGATGTGAGTGAAAATGAAGTTTATGCAAAAAGAAAAGAACTTGGAGTACAAGTGGAATTTAATGAAGTTGACACATGTTCTGCTGAATTTGAAGCACTTACTCCATACCTTTACTCAACTACCAACATCACGAAACTGCCAAATGTAACAAATCGTATAAGTGATAAGAAAAAAGTTCTTATCCTTGGTGGCGGACCAAATAGAATCGGTCAAGGTATTGAGTTTGATTATTGTTGTGTACATGCTTCATTTGCACTTAAAGAGATGGGTATAGAGTCTATCATGTACAACTGTAATCCTGAAACAGTCTCTACTGATTATGATACTTCTGACGTGCTTTATTTTGAGCCTATTGACTTTGAGCACGTTCGGGAAGTTATAGAAAACGAGCAACCAGATGGTATCATAGTTCACTTTGGTGGACAAACGCCACTTAAACTAGCAGACAGCCTTACTAAAATCGGCGCTAACATAGTAGGAACTACATCAGCAGTTATTGACCTTGCTGAAGATAGAGAGCAGTTTAGCGACTTTGTAAATAGACATAATCTTAAACAACCAGAGAATGGACTTGCTCGTAAAAAAGAAGAAGCTCCTGAAATAGCTGAGAGATTAGGTTTTCCAGTACTCGTTCGTCCATCATTTGTTCTTGGTGGCCGTGGAATGAAAATAGTTTACTCACAAGAAGAGCTTGCCGAGTATATGACACTTGCAATTTCTGTATCTCATGAAGCCCCTGTTTTAATAGATAAATTTCTTGACCAAGCTATAGAGCTAGATGTTGATTGTATATCCGATGGTAAAGAAGTTTATATAGGTTCAGTTATGCAGCATATCGAAGAAGCTGGTATCCACTCTGGAGATAGTGCGTGTTCACTTCCTCCTGTAAACTTAAGTACTGAGATGATAGAAAAGGTTGAGCAACAGACAAAGACTATCGCGCTTGGTCTTGGCGTTGTAGGGCTTATGAACGTTCAGTATGCAATCTACCAAGATGAAATCTACCTTATAGAGGTAAATCCACGCGCATCACGTACCGTTCCTTTTGTATCTAAGGCTACTGGTATGCCACTTGCCAAAGTTGCTACTCGCGTTATGATGGGTGAAGCACTTGTTGATGCGCTGAAATATTATGATAAATACAATATCGTTGAAGAGGCTAATGGTCTCAGACGTCCCCACCTAAAAGGTCATGTATCAGTAAAAGAGGCTGTATTTCCTTTCCATAAACTTTACGGTGCTGATTTAGTACTCTCCCCTGAGATGAAATCAACAGGTGAAGTTATGGGTATAAGTTCAAACTTTGGCATCAGTTTTGCCAAAGCGCAACTCTCTGCTGGAAATAAAATTCCAACAGAGGGAACTTGTTTTCTATCATTTGTAGATACAGATAAGCAGCATGCCGCAGAGATAGGAAGAGGTTTAGTAAAACATGGCTTTAAAATAGTTGCCACAAAAGGAACTCAAGAGATTCTTGAAGCAGCTGGTATAGCTTGTGAGAGAGTTCTCAAAATCTCTGAGGGCCGTCCAAATATTGAAGATAGTATGAAAAATGATGAGATAGCAATGGCCATCAATACATCAGATAATAATACGTCTAAAAAAGACGCTGTAGTTATCCGCCAAGAAGTTCTAAGACGTAATATTCCATACTTCACAACGCTTAGCGCTGCTCGAGCAACTATTTTAGCTCTTGATGAGATGGGTGATGATTCATGGTCATCTTCAACGGCACTCCAAGACTTTCTACTAAAATAG
- a CDS encoding acyltransferase yields the protein MQDEDRFNDWKKPEIVEAQPTKYNWIVQNKAGLELGYKTDIGAFSYINAKYGVIIEDYVQVGSHCSIYSVSTIDNKTGRVHMKENSKIGSHSTVLPGVTIGKNSIVGAHSLVLSDIPDNVIAYGVPAKVMKELY from the coding sequence ATGCAAGATGAAGATCGTTTTAATGATTGGAAAAAACCTGAAATTGTTGAAGCTCAACCAACTAAGTACAACTGGATAGTACAAAATAAAGCTGGTTTAGAGTTAGGATATAAAACAGATATTGGAGCATTTTCATATATAAATGCAAAATATGGTGTAATTATCGAAGATTATGTTCAAGTAGGTTCACATTGTTCTATCTATTCAGTTTCTACAATTGATAATAAAACAGGAAGAGTTCACATGAAAGAAAACTCCAAAATTGGAAGTCACTCTACAGTACTACCTGGGGTCACAATAGGAAAAAACTCTATAGTTGGAGCACATAGTTTAGTATTGTCTGATATACCAGATAATGTTATAGCCTATGGCGTACCCGCAAAAGTTATGAAGGAGTTATATTGA
- a CDS encoding MipA/OmpV family protein, which produces MKYLLILLLFVLNIYADDTKQKITIGLGPYIQTQPYKDVAAIFVLSPVIFFDNSLFYIRWSRFGMYFLGSKGKEFSWGLSLTAQPRTFGYESSDSSTVIGMDERENSFEGGVAFSASYNDAYLEIMALSDVLSRHDTWLLKAELGDEYNLGDFTFYPSAILTYQSDEFVNYYYGVKAEEAARTSYGVYTPKGGLQIGVQTFINYDINDKFSVLANLRADQIPQSAKNSPLIDESTIYSGLLSLIYTFEY; this is translated from the coding sequence ATGAAATATCTTCTAATTTTATTACTATTTGTTCTCAATATATATGCGGATGATACAAAACAGAAAATCACTATTGGTCTTGGTCCATATATTCAAACGCAACCATATAAAGATGTTGCGGCTATCTTTGTACTCTCCCCTGTAATTTTCTTTGATAATTCACTTTTTTATATAAGATGGAGTCGCTTTGGGATGTACTTTCTTGGTTCAAAAGGTAAGGAGTTTTCATGGGGACTCTCCCTCACTGCACAACCAAGAACCTTCGGTTATGAAAGTAGTGACTCTTCTACCGTTATAGGTATGGATGAGAGAGAGAATTCTTTTGAGGGTGGAGTGGCGTTTAGTGCTTCATATAATGATGCTTATTTAGAGATTATGGCCCTTAGCGATGTACTAAGTAGACATGATACTTGGCTACTTAAGGCTGAACTCGGCGATGAGTATAACTTAGGGGATTTTACATTTTATCCAAGCGCCATACTTACCTACCAATCTGATGAGTTTGTAAACTATTACTATGGTGTAAAAGCGGAGGAAGCTGCAAGAACATCCTATGGCGTTTATACTCCAAAGGGTGGATTACAAATTGGAGTTCAAACATTTATAAACTATGATATAAATGATAAATTCTCAGTTTTAGCAAACCTAAGAGCAGACCAAATTCCACAAAGTGCAAAAAACTCTCCACTAATAGATGAAAGCACTATCTACTCAGGATTACTTTCTCTAATATATACCTTTGAGTACTAA